From one Sorangium aterium genomic stretch:
- a CDS encoding beta-propeller domain-containing protein encodes MRRALFRGVLSAQASVMAALLLMLGQGCGRDDTKPVPQEQTPPEPDEEENENPPPEEEEPDPDPPKEEPEEPEPETPQGPTDFVSADDPFTEGYLGEEEEEEEEEEEEEEESRELEEGDIYRVLGGGQLLNLNTFRGLQVIDIQDPSDPKFLGQMQIAGTPVEMYVVGDRAVVLLNDWAGYQLKADGLTVERRTGGTVLFIDIADRAAPKLLSQYPVTGAIMTSRLARGESASSLYIASNGSELEEINPGQFQWVNKTLVRSFDVGVDALVERSAIELGDTVTAIHAEADVLLVARNSGSWSQDPSEISIIDISNRDGSMVLRDSVSAAGYVRSQFHMDFRDNMLRVFSGPQWADGSPSYLETWNAADPDNIVPIDSEDFGAEQSLYGAIFLDDRAFAVTYRRQDPFHAFSIDPSGNITEESEFIVSGWNNFFRPVFGATRLIGIGVNDQNGRKLAASLYDITDLTSQDPLVARAEIDGGAQGWSWSEADWDHRAFTVLDDAVDAVAPSGEPETGLVLLPFSASRTVDNYRRPFSGVQIFTFSDTTLTRRGVMEHGTPARRTFRAEDIATANVSDEELTLYAQDKLDTPEKLGHLDLAPDYVKVFAFGEHRVRVKMPYDLYWTPAENRKIKAEVVPSAGLTQLAQPIATFDLPADAQLHQVGDLLVSLTTTFENWVGKVTHLEVIDLSDPTAPRRAGTLDTSDLPATGGYYGGASSFSTVHPGRDALAFLRVIGHSEDLGVGWACRTNSVEDPGCFGQEGCTYMAGERTCRNIGGEEYCNGGFAECTDHPGADTSCAPVEVDRNDIVGITSTYCYEYVPRRSWAQIEVHVVDLSDPDHPTVAPAVALPDDNETVNVLNDNGELYFNIKRSMSGLAPDDPRPRTQYFLTHLDLTNPSQPALDPGINVPGEVLAIQGASIYARDRVWGQQFIETAIARLEVHEGLAYLQEYQKFPDRQVNAISIDGRGLPVLSHSLIWRPGNGWYGGWDPNQKLTTLSPTGEAPPPEPENENPAIPEFDVLSTVRLASWASLRHTADMRALFEVPGGALAISLEEPEAPKAQAFFPTWGWPERFVTSGEEVLFAAGRFGIHQLDRETVNLVPYLGE; translated from the coding sequence ATGAGAAGAGCACTGTTCAGAGGCGTGCTGTCGGCGCAGGCCAGCGTGATGGCCGCGCTCCTCTTGATGCTCGGACAGGGATGCGGGCGCGACGACACCAAGCCCGTACCCCAGGAGCAGACCCCGCCGGAGCCGGACGAAGAAGAGAACGAGAACCCTCCGCCCGAAGAGGAGGAGCCTGATCCCGATCCTCCCAAGGAAGAGCCCGAGGAGCCAGAGCCCGAGACCCCACAGGGGCCCACCGATTTCGTGTCGGCCGATGATCCGTTCACCGAGGGGTACCTCGGCGAGGAGGAAGAAGAGGAAGAGGAGGAGGAGGAAGAAGAGGAAGAGAGCCGCGAGCTCGAGGAAGGCGACATCTACCGCGTCCTCGGCGGCGGGCAGCTCCTCAACCTCAACACCTTCCGCGGCCTGCAGGTCATCGACATCCAGGACCCGTCGGACCCGAAGTTCCTGGGCCAGATGCAGATCGCCGGCACCCCTGTCGAGATGTACGTCGTCGGCGACCGCGCGGTCGTGCTCCTGAACGACTGGGCCGGCTACCAGCTCAAGGCCGATGGCCTCACCGTGGAGCGGCGGACCGGCGGGACGGTGCTGTTCATCGACATCGCCGACCGCGCCGCGCCGAAGCTCCTGTCGCAGTACCCGGTCACGGGCGCCATCATGACGAGCCGCCTCGCGCGCGGCGAGAGCGCGAGCTCGCTCTACATCGCCTCGAACGGCTCGGAGCTCGAGGAGATCAACCCCGGGCAGTTCCAGTGGGTCAACAAGACCCTCGTCCGGAGCTTCGATGTCGGCGTCGACGCGCTCGTCGAGAGGAGCGCTATCGAGCTCGGCGACACCGTGACCGCCATCCACGCGGAGGCGGACGTGCTCCTCGTGGCGCGCAACAGCGGCAGCTGGTCGCAGGATCCCAGCGAGATCTCGATCATCGACATCTCGAACCGCGACGGGTCCATGGTGCTGCGCGACAGCGTGAGCGCGGCCGGCTACGTGCGCTCCCAGTTCCACATGGACTTCCGCGACAACATGCTGCGGGTCTTCTCCGGTCCGCAGTGGGCCGACGGGTCGCCCAGCTACCTCGAGACGTGGAACGCGGCCGATCCCGACAACATCGTGCCGATCGACAGCGAGGATTTCGGCGCCGAACAGTCGCTCTACGGCGCCATCTTCCTGGACGACAGGGCGTTCGCGGTCACCTACCGGCGCCAGGATCCTTTCCACGCCTTCTCCATCGATCCGAGCGGGAACATCACCGAGGAGAGCGAGTTCATCGTGTCCGGGTGGAACAACTTCTTCCGCCCGGTCTTCGGCGCGACCCGCCTGATCGGCATCGGCGTGAACGATCAGAACGGCCGGAAGCTCGCCGCCAGCCTCTATGACATCACCGATCTGACCAGCCAGGATCCGCTGGTGGCGCGCGCCGAGATCGACGGCGGCGCCCAGGGCTGGAGCTGGTCCGAGGCCGACTGGGACCACCGCGCGTTCACCGTGCTCGACGACGCGGTGGACGCCGTGGCGCCGAGCGGGGAGCCCGAGACGGGCCTCGTGCTGCTCCCGTTCTCCGCGAGCAGGACCGTGGACAACTACCGGCGGCCGTTCTCCGGCGTGCAGATCTTCACCTTCTCGGACACCACGCTGACCCGCCGCGGCGTGATGGAGCACGGGACGCCCGCGCGCCGCACGTTCCGCGCCGAGGACATCGCCACCGCGAACGTCTCCGATGAGGAGCTCACCCTCTATGCGCAGGACAAGCTCGACACGCCCGAGAAGCTCGGACACCTCGATCTCGCCCCGGATTATGTGAAGGTCTTCGCGTTCGGCGAGCACCGCGTCCGCGTGAAGATGCCTTACGATCTCTACTGGACCCCCGCCGAGAACCGGAAGATCAAGGCGGAGGTCGTGCCGAGCGCCGGGCTCACCCAGCTCGCGCAGCCGATCGCCACCTTCGATCTGCCGGCCGACGCGCAGCTGCATCAGGTGGGCGACCTGCTCGTGTCGCTGACCACCACCTTCGAGAACTGGGTGGGCAAGGTGACCCACCTCGAGGTGATCGACCTGTCCGATCCGACCGCGCCGCGGCGGGCGGGCACGCTCGACACGAGCGATCTCCCCGCCACGGGCGGCTACTACGGCGGGGCGAGCTCGTTCTCGACCGTGCACCCCGGGCGCGATGCCCTCGCCTTCCTGCGCGTCATCGGCCACTCCGAGGACCTCGGGGTCGGCTGGGCGTGCCGGACCAACTCGGTCGAGGATCCGGGCTGCTTCGGGCAGGAAGGCTGCACGTACATGGCCGGAGAGCGCACGTGCCGCAACATCGGCGGCGAGGAGTACTGCAACGGCGGGTTCGCGGAGTGCACGGACCACCCCGGCGCGGACACGAGCTGCGCGCCGGTCGAGGTCGACCGGAACGACATCGTGGGGATCACGTCGACGTATTGTTATGAGTACGTCCCGCGCCGCAGCTGGGCGCAAATCGAGGTCCACGTGGTCGACCTCTCCGACCCGGACCACCCGACGGTGGCGCCGGCCGTCGCGCTGCCGGACGACAACGAGACCGTGAATGTCCTCAACGACAACGGGGAGCTCTACTTCAATATCAAGCGCTCGATGAGCGGGCTCGCGCCGGACGATCCGCGCCCGCGCACGCAGTACTTCCTCACGCACCTCGATCTGACCAACCCGTCGCAGCCCGCGCTCGATCCGGGGATCAACGTGCCCGGCGAGGTGCTCGCGATCCAGGGGGCGTCGATCTACGCGAGGGACAGGGTGTGGGGCCAGCAGTTCATCGAGACGGCGATCGCGCGGCTCGAGGTGCACGAGGGGCTCGCGTACCTGCAGGAGTACCAGAAGTTCCCGGACCGCCAGGTCAACGCGATCTCCATCGACGGCCGCGGGCTGCCCGTCCTGTCCCACAGCCTGATCTGGCGTCCGGGCAACGGGTGGTACGGCGGATGGGATCCGAACCAGAAGCTGACCACGCTCTCGCCGACAGGTGAGGCGCCGCCGCCCGAGCCGGAGAACGAGAACCCCGCGATCCCCGAGTTCGACGTGCTCTCCACCGTCCGACTCGCCTCGTGGGCGTCGCTGCGCCACACGGCCGACATGCGGGCGCTCTTCGAGGTGCCCGGCGGCGCCCTGGCGATCTCGCTCGAGGAGCCGGAGGCGCCGAAGGCACAGGCGTTCTTCCCCACGTGGGGCTGGCCCGAGAGGTTCGTGACCAGCGGCGAGGAGGTCCTGTTCGCCGCCGGCCGATTCGGGATTCACCAGCTCGACCGCGAGACCGTCAACCTCGTCCCCTACCTGGGCGAGTAG
- a CDS encoding hybrid sensor histidine kinase/response regulator produces MKVLLVDDDEVDHLVTRRLLRDAPRTRYDVTWLSSSDEAIRALRAGGYDVCLLDFRLDARTGLDVVREANHLGCAIPIIMLTGVGDDEIDMAAMSAGVADYLVKGRFDAQILERTIRYAIEHKRSQLKLKQYADTLEESNRQLVQMHEELAAKNAELVRLNEEKNRFVGMAAHDLRNPLGVILGYSDFMLMSHRRGEPSSLLKEGGVEIVNMIRSSSKFMLSLINDLLDVSMIELGKLNLDRKSTDIVQLVESNVALNMVLAGQKNMKLVVESDEGVPRVEVDVHKLEQVLNNLISNAIHYSPPGTTIRVRVEGGRGGDAGGGAEVILSVRDEGPGIAAEDLGKLFRPFGRARTVSTGGERSTGLGLAIAQRVVEGHGGRIWVESVVSKGSTFFVALPVARLEEKEEAA; encoded by the coding sequence ATGAAGGTCCTGCTTGTGGATGACGACGAGGTCGACCACCTCGTCACGCGGAGGCTCCTCCGCGACGCTCCCCGCACCCGGTACGACGTGACGTGGCTGAGCAGCTCGGACGAGGCGATCCGGGCGCTGCGCGCCGGCGGCTACGACGTCTGCCTCCTCGACTTCCGGCTCGACGCTCGGACGGGCCTCGACGTCGTGCGCGAGGCCAACCACCTCGGCTGCGCGATCCCCATCATCATGCTGACGGGGGTCGGCGACGACGAGATCGACATGGCCGCGATGAGCGCGGGCGTCGCGGATTACCTGGTGAAGGGGAGGTTCGACGCGCAGATCCTCGAGCGCACGATCCGCTATGCCATCGAGCACAAGCGGAGCCAGCTCAAGCTCAAGCAGTACGCCGACACGCTGGAGGAGAGCAACCGGCAGCTCGTCCAGATGCACGAGGAGCTCGCGGCGAAGAACGCGGAGCTGGTCCGGCTGAACGAGGAGAAGAACCGCTTCGTCGGCATGGCGGCCCACGACCTCAGGAACCCGCTCGGCGTCATCCTGGGCTACAGCGATTTCATGCTGATGAGCCACCGGCGCGGGGAGCCGTCGTCGCTGCTCAAGGAGGGTGGCGTCGAGATCGTCAACATGATCAGGAGCTCGAGCAAATTCATGCTCTCGCTCATCAACGATCTGCTCGACGTGTCGATGATCGAGCTCGGCAAGCTGAACCTCGACAGGAAGAGCACGGATATCGTCCAGCTCGTCGAGTCGAACGTGGCGCTCAACATGGTGCTGGCGGGGCAGAAGAACATGAAGCTCGTCGTCGAGAGCGACGAGGGCGTCCCGCGGGTCGAGGTCGACGTCCACAAGCTGGAGCAGGTGCTCAACAACCTCATCAGCAACGCCATCCACTACTCGCCTCCGGGCACGACCATCCGCGTCCGGGTCGAGGGGGGCCGCGGGGGTGACGCCGGCGGAGGGGCCGAGGTGATTCTGTCGGTGAGGGACGAGGGGCCCGGGATCGCGGCGGAGGACCTCGGGAAGCTCTTCCGGCCGTTCGGGCGGGCGAGGACGGTCAGCACCGGCGGCGAGCGCTCGACGGGGCTGGGGCTCGCGATCGCGCAGCGGGTCGTCGAGGGCCATGGCGGGCGTATCTGGGTGGAGAGCGTGGTCTCCAAGGGGTCGACGTTCTTCGTGGCGCTGCCGGTGGCGCGATTGGAAGAGAAGGAAGAGGCGGCCTGA
- a CDS encoding protein kinase domain-containing protein produces the protein MRTMADAADGSPGFSTGSANGGDPPAPLVPDVADTLQGVDTVVRDRPPGRAEPPAERDGDGSTLSDEDLWKAAARSSMHEGGSAVQVPPEGTLLGGVYRVLGRLGEGAMGVILLARDEQLQRDVAIKLLRPEQLDNAQMQARLLAEARAMARVHHPNVVEIYAFGEYENAPYFVMQYVPGVTLDTHVHSKGGRLGLDEALSVLDQACLGVSAIHASGIAHRDVKPSNILVGQALRVVVADLGLAKRIPRGDRIELAFSGTPAYLAPEVALGRQLDPALLPRIDVYALGVVAYYLLAGRLPFQSTSTVDLVMQHAYQPPIPPSELCTELPASFDAPVLAALAKEPDQRTASAEALREALLDARGAMPAYARTTRVMVADDSPSFRSFLTSVLAEALPGAAIETAPDGAAALAAIEANRPSLGVFDLDMPGLDGIALTAAVRKLPQGDFPIIVATGTGGAADWQCLSRLGASAFLVKPFDAGQLITLARALVGVAEEQKRRQ, from the coding sequence ATGCGCACCATGGCAGACGCGGCGGACGGCTCGCCCGGCTTCAGCACTGGAAGCGCGAACGGCGGCGATCCCCCCGCGCCGCTCGTGCCCGACGTCGCGGATACGCTGCAGGGCGTCGACACCGTGGTACGCGACCGTCCTCCCGGGCGGGCGGAGCCGCCGGCCGAGCGGGACGGCGACGGCTCCACGCTGAGCGACGAGGACCTCTGGAAGGCCGCGGCGCGCTCGAGCATGCACGAGGGAGGCAGCGCGGTTCAGGTGCCGCCCGAGGGCACCTTGCTTGGAGGGGTCTACCGCGTCCTCGGTCGCCTTGGAGAAGGGGCGATGGGCGTCATCCTCCTGGCGCGCGACGAGCAGCTCCAGCGGGACGTCGCCATCAAGCTGCTCCGGCCCGAGCAGCTCGACAACGCGCAGATGCAGGCCCGCCTGCTGGCGGAGGCGCGGGCGATGGCGCGCGTCCACCACCCGAACGTCGTCGAGATCTATGCGTTCGGCGAGTACGAGAACGCGCCGTATTTCGTCATGCAGTACGTGCCCGGGGTCACGCTCGACACGCATGTCCACAGCAAGGGAGGCCGGCTCGGCCTCGACGAGGCCCTGAGCGTCCTCGACCAGGCCTGCCTCGGCGTCTCGGCGATCCACGCCTCGGGCATCGCCCACCGCGACGTCAAGCCGAGCAACATCCTCGTCGGCCAGGCCCTCCGCGTGGTGGTGGCCGATCTCGGGCTCGCGAAGCGGATCCCCCGCGGCGATCGGATCGAGCTCGCCTTCTCCGGCACCCCGGCGTACCTGGCGCCGGAGGTGGCGCTGGGCCGGCAGCTCGATCCCGCGCTGCTGCCGCGCATCGACGTCTACGCGCTCGGGGTGGTCGCGTACTACCTGCTCGCCGGCCGCCTGCCGTTCCAGAGCACGAGCACCGTCGATCTGGTCATGCAGCACGCGTATCAGCCCCCGATCCCGCCGAGCGAGCTCTGCACGGAGCTGCCGGCGTCGTTCGACGCGCCGGTGCTCGCGGCGCTGGCCAAGGAGCCCGACCAGCGCACGGCGAGCGCGGAGGCGCTGCGCGAGGCGCTGCTCGACGCGCGCGGCGCCATGCCGGCGTACGCGCGCACGACGCGCGTCATGGTCGCCGACGACAGCCCGTCGTTCCGCAGCTTCCTCACCAGCGTCCTCGCGGAGGCGCTGCCCGGCGCGGCCATCGAGACGGCGCCCGACGGCGCCGCGGCGCTCGCGGCCATCGAGGCGAACCGCCCTTCCCTCGGCGTGTTCGACCTCGACATGCCCGGCCTGGATGGGATCGCGCTCACGGCGGCGGTGCGCAAGCTCCCACAAGGGGATTTTCCGATCATCGTGGCGACGGGGACCGGGGGCGCGGCCGACTGGCAGTGCCTGTCGCGCCTCGGCGCGTCGGCGTTCCTCGTCAAGCCGTTCGACGCGGGGCAGCTCATCACCCTGGCGCGCGCGCTCGTGGGCGTCGCCGAAGAGCAGAAGCGCCGGCAATGA
- a CDS encoding metal-dependent hydrolase, whose protein sequence is MIADPSPLRPRQPPVAFEQGLTRHWLGGQALPTHIANAVNLLFPAGERFFIRSVARYADRVEDPALRAQVRAFFGQEGHHAKAHERFFDLLREQGYEIDRFLRAYERIAYDGIERLCSPELRLSATAALEHYTAILAEEALQEGTLDLAHPTARALLLWHAAEEIEHKAVAFDVLKAIDPSYRLRMRGFALATSTLAMFWLAALLVLLVQELPRRGEREREKSTERIPPVRRRFIVRRVFLRGAREYVRRDFHPSQNDNLHLARAYLAGIGVL, encoded by the coding sequence ATGATCGCCGACCCGTCGCCCCTCAGACCGCGCCAGCCGCCCGTGGCCTTCGAGCAGGGCCTCACCCGCCACTGGCTCGGGGGCCAGGCGCTGCCGACCCACATCGCCAACGCCGTCAACCTGCTGTTCCCCGCGGGCGAGCGCTTCTTCATCCGGAGCGTCGCGCGTTATGCCGACCGCGTGGAGGACCCGGCGCTGCGCGCCCAGGTGAGGGCGTTCTTCGGGCAGGAGGGCCACCACGCGAAGGCGCACGAGCGGTTCTTCGACCTGCTCCGCGAGCAGGGCTACGAGATCGACCGGTTCCTCCGCGCCTACGAGCGGATCGCCTACGACGGTATCGAGCGCCTCTGCTCTCCCGAGCTGCGGCTGTCGGCCACCGCGGCGCTCGAGCACTACACCGCGATCCTGGCCGAGGAGGCGCTCCAGGAGGGGACGCTCGACCTCGCGCACCCGACCGCGAGGGCGCTCCTGCTCTGGCACGCCGCCGAGGAGATCGAGCACAAGGCCGTCGCCTTCGACGTGCTGAAAGCGATCGACCCGAGCTATCGCCTGCGCATGCGCGGCTTCGCGCTCGCCACGTCCACGCTCGCGATGTTCTGGCTCGCCGCCCTGCTCGTGCTGCTCGTCCAGGAGCTCCCCCGCCGCGGCGAGCGCGAGCGCGAAAAATCGACGGAGCGCATCCCGCCCGTGCGGCGCAGGTTCATCGTGAGGCGCGTGTTCCTCCGCGGCGCCCGCGAGTACGTGCGACGCGATTTCCACCCCTCCCAGAACGACAATCTCCACCTCGCCAGGGCGTACCTCGCCGGGATCGGCGTCCTCTGA